Proteins from one Neodiprion fabricii isolate iyNeoFabr1 chromosome 5, iyNeoFabr1.1, whole genome shotgun sequence genomic window:
- the LOC124183279 gene encoding keratin, type I cytoskeletal 9-like isoform X3, with translation MMILDGRAALGLTLLLATVCARPGGYGVKGGPHRQGHHHGVDAEHGESSANANAGAGSISGGPGGSEANANADANAKAAGIGLAGGQSEASASAIAEAGSHGHHGNIRDNAGPAGIGEGLTFDNQHVPGFPHGPGQGDQHAHHHEREHQHGAGLAAHGGPGVFGEESSGGFGSLAQGVGISGGQNGEGFVHGSSGSGLSSAHGAGIGGGQHSGSLLTGGGAGFGGGAQGHGQGSDAISGSEASSSAGSNGQVLGSNFGGSHGDASSANAGASAGAHAGGSGSQSGSYSEATSGSSSFGGSKSTADSMAWSSGGESGSLASASSSASSRSGGKMIGVKGR, from the exons ATGATGATCCTCGACGGCAGAGCGGCTCTAGGATTAACCCTCCTCCTGGCCACAGTTTGCGCTCGACCAG GTGGCTACGGAGTGAAGGGAGGACCCCACAGACAAGGACACCATCATGGAGTCGACGCGGAGC ACGGAGAATCAAGCGCAAACGCTAATGCAGGTGCTGGAAGTATAAGCGGCGGCCCCGGCGGAAGCGAAGCAAACGCTAACGCAGATGCGAACGCGAAGGCTGCAGGAATCGGTCTGGCTGGCGGCCAGAGTGAAGCCAGCGCTTCCGCCATTGCTGAAGCCGGAAGCCACGGGCATCACGGCAACATTCGCGACAATGCTGGACCTGCGGGAATCGGCGAAGGGCTGACATTCGACAATCAGCATGTCCCAGGCTTTCCACATGGCCCAGGACAGGGCGATCAGCACGCCCATCACCACGAGCGCGAACATCAACATGGAGCAGGACTCGCGGCCCATGGAGGACCCGGAGTGTTCGGCGAAGAATCTTCCGGTGGCTTCGGAAGTCTGGCTCAAGGGGTGGGAATCAGCGGAGGCCAAAATGGCGAAGGATTCGTCCATGGATCTTCCGGTAGCGGACTAAGTTCGGCTCATGGGGCGGGAATCGGCGGGG GCCAACATTCGGGAAGTCTGCTGACAGGAGGTGGCGCTGGGTTCGGAGGGGGCGCTCAAGGTCACGGTCAAGGTTCCGATGCCATCAGTGGTTCTGAGGCCAGTTCCTCGGCTGGATCAAACGGCCAAGTCTTGGGCTCGAATTTCGGTGGTTCCCACGGAGATGCAAGTTCGGCGAATGCCGGCGCTTCGGCCGGCGCCCATGCAGGAG GAAGTGGAAGCCAATCTGGCAGCTACAGCGAAGCCACAAGCGGAAGTTCCAGCTTCGGCGGAAGCAAAAGCACGGCCGATAGCATGGCCTGGTCTTCCGGGGGCGAGAGCGGATCTTTAGCCTCCGCAAGCAGCAGTGCAAGCA GCCGTTCTGGAGGAAAGATGATTGGAGTCAAGGGGCGTTAA
- the LOC124183279 gene encoding glycine-rich protein DOT1-like isoform X2 translates to MMILDGRAALGLTLLLATVCARPGGYGVKGGPHRQGHHHGVDAEHGESSANANAGAGSISGGPGGSEANANADANAKAAGIGLAGGQSEASASAIAEAGSHGHHGNIRDNAGPAGIGEGLTFDNQHVPGFPHGPGQGDQHAHHHEREHQHGAGLAAHGGPGVFGEESSGGFGSLAQGVGISGGQNGEAFGHGSSSSGLSSAHGAGIGGSQNAEGFGHESSGSGLSSAHGAGISGGQHSGSLLTGGGAGFGGGAQGHGQGSDAISGSEASSSAGSNGQVLGSNFGGSHGDASSANAGASAGAHAGGSGSQSGSYSEATSGSSSFGGSKSTADSMAWSSGGESGSLASASSSASSRSGGKMIGVKGR, encoded by the exons ATGATGATCCTCGACGGCAGAGCGGCTCTAGGATTAACCCTCCTCCTGGCCACAGTTTGCGCTCGACCAG GTGGCTACGGAGTGAAGGGAGGACCCCACAGACAAGGACACCATCATGGAGTCGACGCGGAGC ACGGAGAATCAAGCGCAAACGCTAATGCAGGTGCTGGAAGTATAAGCGGCGGCCCCGGCGGAAGCGAAGCAAACGCTAACGCAGATGCGAACGCGAAGGCTGCAGGAATCGGTCTGGCTGGCGGCCAGAGTGAAGCCAGCGCTTCCGCCATTGCTGAAGCCGGAAGCCACGGGCATCACGGCAACATTCGCGACAATGCTGGACCTGCGGGAATCGGCGAAGGGCTGACATTCGACAATCAGCATGTCCCAGGCTTTCCACATGGCCCAGGACAGGGCGATCAGCACGCCCATCACCACGAGCGCGAACATCAACATGGAGCAGGACTCGCGGCCCATGGAGGACCCGGAGTGTTCGGCGAAGAATCTTCCGGTGGCTTCGGAAGTCTGGCTCAAGGGGTGGGAATCAGCGGAGGCCAAA ACGGCGAAGCATTCGGCCATGGATCTTCCAGTAGCGGACTAAGTTCGGCTCATGGGGCGGGAATCGGCGGGAGTCAAAATGCTGAAGGATTTGGCCATGAATCTTCCGGTAGCGGACTAAGTTCGGCTCATGGGGCGGGAATCAGCGGAGGCCAACATTCGGGAAGTCTGCTGACAGGAGGTGGCGCTGGGTTCGGAGGGGGCGCTCAAGGTCACGGTCAAGGTTCCGATGCCATCAGTGGTTCTGAGGCCAGTTCCTCGGCTGGATCAAACGGCCAAGTCTTGGGCTCGAATTTCGGTGGTTCCCACGGAGATGCAAGTTCGGCGAATGCCGGCGCTTCGGCCGGCGCCCATGCAGGAG GAAGTGGAAGCCAATCTGGCAGCTACAGCGAAGCCACAAGCGGAAGTTCCAGCTTCGGCGGAAGCAAAAGCACGGCCGATAGCATGGCCTGGTCTTCCGGGGGCGAGAGCGGATCTTTAGCCTCCGCAAGCAGCAGTGCAAGCA GCCGTTCTGGAGGAAAGATGATTGGAGTCAAGGGGCGTTAA
- the LOC124183279 gene encoding keratin, type I cytoskeletal 9-like isoform X1, with protein MMILDGRAALGLTLLLATVCARPGGYGVKGGPHRQGHHHGVDAEHGESSANANAGAGSISGGPGGSEANANADANAKAAGIGLAGGQSEASASAIAEAGSHGHHGNIRDNAGPAGIGEGLTFDNQHVPGFPHGPGQGDQHAHHHEREHQHGAGLAAHGGPGVFGEESSGGFGSLAQGVGISGGQNGEGFVHGSSGSGLSSAHGAGIGGGQNGEAFGHGSSSSGLSSAHGAGIGGSQNAEGFGHESSGSGLSSAHGAGISGGQHSGSLLTGGGAGFGGGAQGHGQGSDAISGSEASSSAGSNGQVLGSNFGGSHGDASSANAGASAGAHAGGSGSQSGSYSEATSGSSSFGGSKSTADSMAWSSGGESGSLASASSSASSRSGGKMIGVKGR; from the exons ATGATGATCCTCGACGGCAGAGCGGCTCTAGGATTAACCCTCCTCCTGGCCACAGTTTGCGCTCGACCAG GTGGCTACGGAGTGAAGGGAGGACCCCACAGACAAGGACACCATCATGGAGTCGACGCGGAGC ACGGAGAATCAAGCGCAAACGCTAATGCAGGTGCTGGAAGTATAAGCGGCGGCCCCGGCGGAAGCGAAGCAAACGCTAACGCAGATGCGAACGCGAAGGCTGCAGGAATCGGTCTGGCTGGCGGCCAGAGTGAAGCCAGCGCTTCCGCCATTGCTGAAGCCGGAAGCCACGGGCATCACGGCAACATTCGCGACAATGCTGGACCTGCGGGAATCGGCGAAGGGCTGACATTCGACAATCAGCATGTCCCAGGCTTTCCACATGGCCCAGGACAGGGCGATCAGCACGCCCATCACCACGAGCGCGAACATCAACATGGAGCAGGACTCGCGGCCCATGGAGGACCCGGAGTGTTCGGCGAAGAATCTTCCGGTGGCTTCGGAAGTCTGGCTCAAGGGGTGGGAATCAGCGGAGGCCAAAATGGCGAAGGATTCGTCCATGGATCTTCCGGTAGCGGACTAAGTTCGGCTCATGGGGCGGGAATCGGCGGGGGCCAAAACGGCGAAGCATTCGGCCATGGATCTTCCAGTAGCGGACTAAGTTCGGCTCATGGGGCGGGAATCGGCGGGAGTCAAAATGCTGAAGGATTTGGCCATGAATCTTCCGGTAGCGGACTAAGTTCGGCTCATGGGGCGGGAATCAGCGGAGGCCAACATTCGGGAAGTCTGCTGACAGGAGGTGGCGCTGGGTTCGGAGGGGGCGCTCAAGGTCACGGTCAAGGTTCCGATGCCATCAGTGGTTCTGAGGCCAGTTCCTCGGCTGGATCAAACGGCCAAGTCTTGGGCTCGAATTTCGGTGGTTCCCACGGAGATGCAAGTTCGGCGAATGCCGGCGCTTCGGCCGGCGCCCATGCAGGAG GAAGTGGAAGCCAATCTGGCAGCTACAGCGAAGCCACAAGCGGAAGTTCCAGCTTCGGCGGAAGCAAAAGCACGGCCGATAGCATGGCCTGGTCTTCCGGGGGCGAGAGCGGATCTTTAGCCTCCGCAAGCAGCAGTGCAAGCA GCCGTTCTGGAGGAAAGATGATTGGAGTCAAGGGGCGTTAA
- the LOC124183284 gene encoding spidroin-2-like: MKIILALAIFFISARSESGFYFPDQLSAHAASHSEASFNGQGNAWAQSQSNADAQNNRDGGPGRPGGPGQFQPGNAPPQFAGPSQGGFYPGNNPPPSFGPGRDQGGSANAISQANAQGFGGNYQQAGLGFAQQGWNSNGLSNSNAQSQAAAQSSGNGGFANSQTNSQAQGGLAQSQSNAQSQLSGFDGKGYPYNSIAGSTSGSQSNGAGGSSAASAASAASTSFVGGIPVASASAAAAAASAGIGGSGGSSSSANSVATSSGFNQGFQNVPRQPWFTQTRVGEDASSSGSDSFSASSDEE; this comes from the exons ATGAAGATAATCTTGGCCTTGGCGATATTCTTTATATCAG CTCGATCGGAGTCTGGTTTCTATTTTCCTGACCAGTTGTCAGCGCACGCAGCGAGTCATAGCGAAGCCAGTTTCAACGGTCAGGGAAACGCTTGGGCCCAGAGCCAGAGTAACGCTGATGCCCAGAACAATCGGGATGGTGGACCCGGTAGACCCGGCGGACCGGGTCAATTTCAACCCGGAAATGCACCACCGCAATTCGCTGGTCCGAGCCAAGGAGGATTTTACCCCGGAAATAATCCGCCGCCTTCATTCGGTCCTGGCCGTGATCAGGGTGGATCAGCAAACGCCATCAGCCAGGCGAACGCGCAGGGATTCGGCGGAAACTATCAGCAAGCGGGACTCGG GTTCGCGCAGCAGGGTTGGAACTCGAATGGGTTGTCCAATTCGAACGCTCAGAGTCAGGCGGCTGCGCAGAGCAGCGGAAACGGCGGCTTCGCGAATTCTCAGACCAATTCACAGGCCCAAGGCGGATTGGCGCAGAGTCAAAGTAACGCGCAGTCTCAGTTGAGCGGATTCGACGGCAAAGGTTACCCGTACAATTCGATCGCAGGTTCGACTTCCGGTAGCCAGTCAAACGGCGCTGGGGGCTCGAGCGCTGCCAGCGCCGCCAGTGCAGCATCAACGAGCTTTGTAGGGGGCATTCCAGTCGCCAGCGCAAGCGCAGCAGCTGCAGCAGCATCCGCGGGAATCGGTGGCAGCGGTGGTTCGTCGAGCAGCGCCAACAGCGTTGCCACTTCGTCCGGGTTCAATCAAGGGTTCCAAAACGTACCCCGTCAGCCGTGGTTCACCCAAACCAGGGTTGGCGAAGATGCAAGCAGCTCGGGCAGCGACAGTTTCAGCGCTAGCAGCGATGAGGAATAG
- the LOC124183282 gene encoding glycine-rich cell wall structural protein-like, which yields MQRHQAKLIGLLAILAVSVQAEDHHRARRGGGGAGFGGAGAFSSASSSASSFSGGGNAKSSSTSYASGGGSAGATASAGSTNTGGGSISDIGQAGGLGKGFEYSNGGNLGAGGGYQGSGGGHLGGGGGYQGGGGGYQGGGSGGFGGGNFGGGYSGAAANAGAAGAGYGGGNHGLGQSGSYGQSQGGAFGQSQGGVGGIRGNGGNQGYGGGYNQGAHQGYGGGGGGYGQPGFGSGGGASAGANSGAIAGGLGSGGSGIYGGNKGLQQGYPSGGNGQFGSGGWGGNGGWGGSGGGSASANALASATANAGANGGSLGNGGYGGYPGGGGGIHGGYGGVPGGLANPAGSYGGGIGGGSAQAEADAKAGSNFGGPDHGFGIFSRIGDADEGISKSGTVDGAKGVFSSSQVEINDKGKGTYKVNAGKFR from the exons ATGCAACGGCATCAAGCAAAACTCATCGGCCTTTTGGCCATACTCGCGGTTAGCGTTCAGGCTGAAG ATCACCATAGAGCGCGTCGCGGCGGAGGCGGAGCAGGATTCGGCGGCGCTGGCGCGTTCAGCAGTGCGAGCTCATCCGCATCCTCATTCAGCGGAGGCGGAAATGCTAAATCGAGCTCAACTTCCTACGCAAGCGGTGGCGGTTCGGCAGGTGCGACCGCATCAGCTGGAAGCACGAACACCGGAGGCGGTTCCATCTCTGACATCGGTCAGGCCGGAGGCTTGGGAAAGGGTTTCGAATACTCCAATGGTGGAAATCTAGGAGCCGGAGGTGGATATCAAGGAAGCGGCGGCGGTCACTTAGGAGGTGGCGGCGGATATCAAGGAGGTGGCGGCGGATATCAAGGAGGTGGCAGCGGTGGATTCGGCGGCGGCAATTTCGGTGGCGGATACAGCGGCGCTGCCGCCAACGCCggag CTGCCGGGGCCGGTTACGGAGGCGGAAACCATGGCTTAGGCCAGAGTGGAAGTTACGGACAGTCCCAGGGCGGTGCATTCGGCCAAAGCCAAGGAGGTGTCGGAGGCATCAGGGGCAACGGTGGCAATCAGGGTTACGGCGGCGGTTATAACCAAGGTGCTCACCAAGGCTATggcggtggcggcggcggTTACGGCCAACCCGGCTTCGGGAGCGGCGGAGGTGCTAGTGCGGGTGCGAATTCTGGTGCGATCGCCGGAGGCTTGGGAAGCGGTGGCTCTGGGATTTACGGCGGGAACAAAGGACTCCAGCAGGGCTATCCAAGTGGTGGCAACGGCCAATTTGGCTCCGGAGGTTGGGGAGGCAATGGAGGCTGGGGGGGCAGTGGAGGCGGCAGCGCGAGTGCGAATGCCCTTGCGAGTGCCACTGCAAATGCCGGTGCGAATGGTGGAAGCCTTGGCAACGGAGGTTACGGGGGTTACCCCGGCGGCGGAGGCGGCATCCACGGCGGCTACGGCGGCGTTCCCGGAGGTTTGGCGAACCCGGCTGGAAGTTACGGCGGCGGAATCGGAGGTGGCTCGGCGCAAGCAGAGGCGGACGCGAAGGCGGGGTCGAATTTTGGTGGACCTGACCATGGTTTTGG CATCTTTTCACGTATCGGTGATGCCGACGAGGGTATAAGCAAGTCCGGCACCGTCGATGGCGCCAAAGGTGTCTTCAGCTCCAGCCAAGTTGAGATTAACGACAAGGGCAAAGGAACGTACAAGGTTAACGCTGGGAAGTTTCGTTAA